The following are encoded in a window of Rosa chinensis cultivar Old Blush chromosome 4, RchiOBHm-V2, whole genome shotgun sequence genomic DNA:
- the LOC112198760 gene encoding uncharacterized protein LOC112198760 has product MVIHYYRCHKVLVDSGAAVSVMFGSCYEGLNRDRKKLSPDHEPLISLAGEITQPLGSDNLRITLGGGSTIATMAAQFITVDCLSSYNVILRRDAIWGLQCFVEGHMLMMKIPTPSSILTIRGNQELTRQCNSLTVARGHGRREVLLTSDLPSPSNKPDDLREDLEILEDRDNRNKKKDNKRKLKHPRPDALEDLISVSISDTHPERKVKIGSKIDPQFQAELIAFLKTRQEVFSWSYADMPGISPDLLSPDLITHKLTISPDVPPIQQKRRAFTEEKYKAIQAEVKKLQDIGFIREVSYPTWLSNVVMVKKPNEKWRMCVNYTNLKKACPNNSFPLQRIDKLVDSTAGHKLLSFMDAFSGYNQIAMEPSDQEHTSFTTDKGLYYYRVMPFGLKNAGAMYQRLVNAMFSDHIGKIIEVYVDDMHVKRVTI; this is encoded by the coding sequence ATGGTCATCCACTACTATCGATGCCACAAGGTCTTAGTTGATAGCGGCGCAGCGGTCAGCGTCATGTTCGGCAGTTGCTACGAAGGCCTCAACCGAGATAGGAAGAAACTCAGCCCAGACCATGAACCCTTAATAAGCTTAGCCGGAGAAATCACACAGCCTCTGGGATCCGATAATTTGCGGATCACACTGGGCGGCGGTAGCACTATCGCCACCATGGCAGCACAATTCATCACCGTCGACTGCCTCTCCTCCTACAACGTCATCCTGAGACGTGACGCCATATGGGGACTCCAATGCTTTGTGGAAGGACACATGCTAATGATGAAGATACCTACCCCGAGCAGCATCCTCACCATCAGAGGCAATCAAGAGCTCACGAGACAGTGCAACTCCTTGACTGTCGCAAGGGGGCATGGTAGACGAGAGGTACTTCTAACTTCAGACCTACCCTCTCCCTCCAACAAGCCAGATGATCTAAGGGAAGATCTCGAGATTCTGGAAGACCGCGACAACCGCAACAAAAAGAAGGACAATAAGCGCAAACTCAAGCACCCGAGACCAGATGCTTTGGAAGACCTGATATCGGTTTCCATATCCGATACGCAtccagaaagaaaagttaagatCGGATCCAAAATAGATCCACAGTTCCAAGCGGAGCTCATCGCCTTCCTCAAGACTAGACAGGAAGTGTTCTCATGGTCGTACGCTGATATGCCAGGGATATCGCCAGACCTGCTATCGCCAGACCTGATTACCCACAAACTCACCATCTCACCGGACGTTCCCCCAATCCAACAGAAAAGAAGAGCATTTacagaagaaaaatacaaagccATCCAGGCTGAAGTCAAAAAACTCCAAGACATCGGGTTTATCAGGGAGGTCTCCTACCCGACATGGCTCTCCAATGTTGTAATGGTAAAGAAGCCCAACGAAAAATGGCGCATGTGTGTCAATTACACCAACTTGAAAAAGGCTTGCCCGAATAACAGTTTTCCCCTACAGAGAATCGATAAGCTAGTCGACTCCACTGCAGGCCACAAGCTCCTCAGTTTTATGGACGCCTTCTCGGGCTACAACCAAATCGCCATGGAACCTTCCGATCAAGAGCACACATCTTTCACCACCGATAAGGGTTTGTACTATTACAGGGTAATGCCATTTGGTCTAAAGAACGCTGGGGCTATGTACCAGAGACTGGTTAATGCCATGTTCTCAGATCATATCGGTAAGATCATAGAGgtatatgtggacgacatgcaCGTCAAAAGGGTCACCATTTAA